CACGCAAAGCGATGTAACGCCGGTACCTATCGAGATTCGCACACTCGTGCCGACCCAGACCGGCAAGCCAGAGTTGTGCGTCACGTGCCACATCGGGATCGAAGACATCAGCGCGTCGCACCCGGCGGAGACGTTTGGTTGCGTCGTTTGTCACGGCGGACAGCCGCTCGCACTCGATAAAGATCGCGCGCACACGACGATGCGCGGCGGGCGCAATCCATCCGATCTCAGCGTCGCGGCGCAATCGTGCGGGCAAGCGAATTGTCACGGCGGCTATACGGACGCGGAGCGGAATCATGTAGATCGCGTTTTGAAAAGCGTGCAGGCAACATACGCGGGCGGCGTCGCGCACGTGCGCTTTTCGTTCGGCGCGCAAAAATCGCCAACTGCGTTGTTCGGCATTCGCGCGGTGAGCGATCCGACCCAGGTTTTGCCGAGCAAGGAGTTGCGATCACTCGATATGTTTGCGACGAACCCAGTTTCTGGAACGCTGGATGCGAAAATGGTGTCGTGCTTGGACGGCGGTTGCCATCTGTGGACGACGCCGGCGAAACCGCAAGCGTATGCGTATCGCAGTTCGGGCTGTGCCGCGTGTCACTATGTTTACGCGGACGATGGGTTGTATCGCGGCAAGGACGCGACGATTGCGCGCGATGAACCGGGGCATGGCGTCGCGCATCAACTCACAACCGCGATTCCGTTTTCGCAATGCAATCACTGCCACAATCGCGGCAACTATGATTTGAAATCCATGACGTTCGATCTACGCGACGATTTGTCGCCGGTCGCGCGCCCGCTCTCCGCGCAAATGCCTCTCGAAGGGCGGCGGTTGCTCGAGTACTATCAGCCGATTGCTGATTTCACAAAGTGCGAGTACGAGTTGAACTGCGTGGACTGTCACACGGCGCAAGAAGCGATGGGCAACGGGCGCATCTACGGTTCGAAAAAAGACGCGCAGTACATTCAATGCCAAACGTGTCACGGCACGCCGACGACGAAACCGCAAACCGCGACGATTCGCAGCGCGAATGAACTCGCGATGCGGCAGGCGCGCATCAACGGACATGCGGAATTTTTGAAGGTGGGCGATCAAGTGATCGTGACCGAGCGCGGGGAATTATTGTGGAGCATCAAGCAGATCGCGCCGAACAAGTTTGTGCAGACCGAAAAAGTGTCCGGCAAAATCCACAACGTGCCGCTCGTGCAAGGGAGCAAGTGCACGCAAGATGGCAAGACGCAAACGTCGGACTATTGCCATGAGTGTCATGCGGTAGTCAGATAGTCGAATAGTCGGATAGTCGCATCGTCAACGTGACTACCCGACTATTCGACTACTCGACTATGAGACTAGACGACTAGATGACAAGACGTGATTTCCTAACAAACCTGGGTTACGGCGCGTTCCTTGCCGCGAGTGGGGCGTTGGCGACGATGTTCGCGCGCTTTCTCGCGCCGAATATCGTTACGCCCGCGCCGGGTCCGGTCGAAATCGGAATGGCGGACGAGTACGCGGTTGGCTCAGTGACGCACATCGAAAATGCGCGTGTGTACCTGGGACGCGACGAGCGGGGATTCTACGCGATTAGCGCGACGTGTACGCACCTGGGTTGCACGCCGCGTCTCGATGGCGACAAGTTCGCATGTCCGTGTCACGGCAGTCGTTTCTCGCGCGAGGGTAAAGTGCTCGCCGCGCCGGCAACACGCGCGCTAGATCGCGCATTCGTTGGGCGCGCGGCGAACGGCAAATTGTTCGTGGATCGGAGTCGCGTCGTGGATGCGAGTTATCGCCTGATCTGATCGCCAGTCTCAATCAATGTGGTTTACAACCCAAAGTGTTGTTTGGTCGGATGATCGCGCGCATCTGTCGGAAACAGTACGAGCAAGGATTGCGAAGGCACTTCGCCCACATTCTGCCAACGATGCGGCAAATGGGATTCGAACAACAGACTATCGCCTGGCTCTAACAGGTAGGTCTGAGTTTCAATCGTGTATGCGATGCGTCCTTCGAGACAGAACACAAACTCGTAGCCGGTGTGAACAATTGGATTGGCACCGCTACTCGCAAACGGTTCGAGACGAACCATGAAGGGTTCCACCCCGCGCTCGGTCAAACCCGCGCCCAGGTCTTCCAGACCACCGTGTTCAAACGCGACGCGCGGTCGGCGGTTCGATTTGATATGCGCGATCTTGCTCTGGGGTATATTCGTTTCAAAAAACGCGGTGATTGGTAGTTCAAGCGCGCGCGCGATCTGCTGCAAGGTGCTGACACTGGGTGACGTTTTCCCATTTTCAATTAGCCCCAGGGTATTGATCGAAAGACCACTTTTTTCGGCGAGCGCGCGAATGGAAAGACCGCGTTCGGTCCGCAACGCGCGTAACCGGCTTCCAACATCCACTTCGAGAACCGATTGTGATCCATTCGCAGCGGCTAACTTGCGCCGACCGTGGACTCGGCTTGCCGCGCGACGCGATGTTTGTTTAGGCATGGCATCACCCACTCTGGTTGAGAGTTCTCCCAGCATTATAGTTTAGAACAGCGGCAAGTCAATGCCTGGGCACACCAATTGACGCTTGCCAAATTATCAATCCCCATGCTTGGGGCTTGCCGCATTCATGGCTGTCCAGGGTCTGGGCTAGTGCAGTTTTTCAGGATGGTTCACCAACGAACCATCAAGATACTTCTTGATCGCGTCTACAATCATGGGGGTATCTGTCACGACCGGCGTAATATTCGCGGCGCGAATGGACTCGTATGCGCCAGCGCCCATCCCGCGCGCGATGAGCACCTGACAATCTGAAATCGCGTCCAGCATTCGCGCATGACGCGATTGCGCGCCGGCGTCAAAGCCGTGTCCGCGCGAATCACTCGCTTCCCCGTGCGCCTCGCCGTTAAAGTGCGCGTGTCCCATTTTGTCAACGATCTCCGAAGAGGTGATGCGTTGATTCTCCACGGTCACGACCACATAGTGCGCGGCGCGTCCAAAATGTTGGCTGATGGTCACTCCATCATCTGAAACAACGGCGATCTTCATTCTGACTCCTTATCGAAATTGGATTATCGAACCAGGGAGTACTCAAGCGCGGTTTAAGGCAATTGCGAACAACCTGGGTCTGGCGTTGGCGCAGGCAAAAGCACCGGCGGCAAGCAGGGTGGAAATTTTTGCGTAACGATGTTCTTGATTTGAAAGGGAATCTCTTGCTTCTCCCAATAACTTTGGTCGGCAGGGACGAACTGGGCGAGCGTTTGCTCTGCCGCAACTAACCAGATAGACGAATAGTACTCGGTCTTCAGGTGTTCCGGCTCCGAGGGACACGAGTTTGTCCATCCTTGTGATTGAGGATAATAGATCACCATCGCTTCTTTGATCGTCCACACGGTCGTTAGTATCTCGCGCGTCTCGACGTTGACCTTTTGCCATCCCGGCGCAGTAAAGAGGACCACTTCTCCCCCGTACTCGATCAGACCTAGGTGACTGTGACCGTAACTGCACATCGGACGTTCCGGAACCAGGGCGAGTGCCTTGACTCGACTCAACGCTTCGTAAATTGTATTTGGATTCATCGGCGGACCATCGGCTTGCCAATGATGAGTAATAGCTGGGTCGGTCGGTACCATCAAGTCGTTCAGCCGGGGAATCCATTTACTTAGCACATGGAGGATCCACTTTCCGCGCTCCTGAAACCGACAATAGCGCATCTGTTGTGGATCGAAGAGCCATGAAACCGCGCGGCTTTTTTCGAGCGCGGACATCTTTTCCCAGTCCCAGGTAATGTGTTGGTTGTGTGCCCGGTCATTCGGATCAAATCGCGCGACAACCGCGCCCGCCGAATTGGAGTAGTGAACTATTCGCGCGTTCGGTTGATTGTCGAATTCAAGGTCGGCATCAAACCCAGGAATCTCTGGAATCACGATAGACGGCGCGGTCACCGTGGGCAATGGCGTGGGCGGGCGCGTGATGACGACAGTAGCTTGCGTCGGCAAAACTGTCGGCGTCGGGGTCAGGATGGGCGCGCAGGCAAGACAATCTGCCACGACGATTAGAACCAGGGCAACGAGCCGGTGACTCATGCAGTCTTGCCTTTCCACATAACCCAGACTAGGATCAAGACAGCCGGAACGGGAGTTAGCCACAAAGTCCAAACCCAGTCGAACGAATTGGTAGGGATTGCTGACGGAACAACCAACGGCGTAGCAATCGGTCGAACGGCAACGGACGTCACTGATGCGAGGGAGCGCACCGCTGGTTCACGTGCCGATACGGTCACACCCAGCATCTTGGCAAATCGCTCCGCGAGTTGTTTATAGTCCTCGGGGTGACACACGTAACAACTGGTGTACGCATCTTCGAGCGGATGGCGTACCAATCCGACGTGCGCCAACTCTTTGTCCTGAGCTGTATCATTACCGCCATGACAATTCCAGCAAGCATAGCGATGACCATATTCCGAGTGCCACTCCGTTTTGCCACAGACTGGATGAGTATCTTGGTGACACTTGACACATGAGGATTCGATGCTTCTGCATTGTGCGCTTGTCACCGATGGCATCGTCGCCCACAGTATTGCCAATCCAACCAGAACGAATGCTCCCAGGATAAACAGCAGCAATACTCTAAACATGTGAACCTCCTTGTCCTTCAGTCTGGTGGTTAATTCGTAACGATGCAACGCGCACCGACCAACCCTATACCTCGCTCATCAAATTCGGAATTCACTCATTCCATCGAACAATCGTCCTTGCCCAAGATGGTGATCGCGAGTCCATTCATTGTTTTGATCGTCTCGTGAACCGGGCACAGGTCTGCCACGCGCTCGATGGCGTGGACCCGTGCCCCGCAATCGCCGTAGGGCAACTTGACGATTGCCTTCAAATCAACCAACCGGGTTGGTTTCGATGTTTTCTCGAAACTCATCTCCACGGTCATGCCAGCATCATCAATCCCATTGATCTCACAATACTGCGCCACGAAAGCGCCGATGCAACTGCCCAACGAAGCCACAAACAATTGTGGCGGAATCGGACCACGGTCTTCGCCGCCCACCATATCGGCGGGCACATCAATCGTAAGAATGTGATTCCCGATTCTGGACTCGAATAGCATGTCACCTTTGTAGTACGTTACAATTTGAGCCATTCCCTTTTCCCTTCTCCATGTGATCGGTCGGTTCATATCAAGAACCAGAATCTTGACGTATCGCGCTCTATAATCAAATAGAACAATATAATGCTGACTACACACAATATTATAGTCTATTTTTTCACTTATTGTCAATATTAAAAACATTATTTTGTGCTATCACAAAGAATGCGCTGGTCGGGAACTGCGCAAACAGATTTTTCTTTGTAACCTCCGGCGCTTTGGGGCATCAAAGAATGTGAAAGCGCAAAGACAAAGGAGATAGAAAATGGCAATTCTCAAGGATCAAGACCGCCAAGTTTTGCGGAAAGAATTCCAAGCATTGGTTCAGCCGCTCAAAATGAAAATCATCTACTATAAATCGCTCATCTGTCCGCGTTGTATTTCGACGAATCGCTTGCTCGCACGTGTGCGGCGCGAGTATCCCGAAATCGAGATCGAAGAAATCGAAGTCGTGACCCATCTACCGCGCGCGATTCGCGACGGGGTGATGATGTTGCCCACGCTTATCGTCGGTGAGAAACGGTACCACCACGCGCCGCCGATGGACGAGTTGCTCGATGCGCTTGGCGTCACACGTCGAATAACAGAACGGGTCGCGGCATAACTGGTAAACAAGAACGTGTTCCTTGTTGCCTCACTCGGACAAGCCGAATCCGAACAAGGCAATCTGGGACACGGATTTTCGCGGATAAAGAAAATATCCGCATTCATCCGCGTTTGTCCGCGTCCCAAAGATACAAACCTCTCGAAAGGCAAATAACATGAGTCTGCTCTCGCAATTATTCGGACCACCGATTCCCCAACTCGACGCGTCCACGGCAAAAGCTAAACTCGACGAAAAGCCGCGACCGTTTTTGCTCGACGTGCGCGAGCCGGAGGAATTTCACGCGGGGCACATTGCCAACGCCACGCTGATTCCGCTGCGCGATTTAGGGCGGCGCATCCACGAGTTGCCGCGCGACCGCGCAATCATTTGCGTTTGTCATTCCGGCAATCGCAGTTCGAGCGCGACGCGGCAATTGCTCGCGGCGGGATACAATGTGACGAACCTGCATGGCGGAATGCTTGCCTGGTCGCGCAGTAACTTGCCGATCAAACAAGGTTCGCGCTAAACATGCCGGCGTTGTGGCTCGACCTGATGCTGGGTTTTGGTATCGGCTTGTCGCTGGGATTGCTCGGCGGCGGCGGCTCGATTCTCACCGTGCCGGCGTTGGTGTACCTCGTCGGGCAATCGCCGCAAGCTGCCATCACGACCTCGCTCGCGATTGTCGGAGCGAACAGCGCACTCGGCGCGACGTTTCATCACGCGCAAGGCACGCTCAATTGGCGCGTCGCGGTAATTTTCGGCGGCGCGGGGATGCTGGTCGCGTAATTTGCCGCGGGAGTATCGAAATTTTTCTCGCCCGCGATGTTGATGGTCGCGTTCGCAATCCTTATGCTCGTCGTCGGCGCAGTAATGCTCGTACGCCGCGCGGCGACGCCGCGCGCAACCGCGCCGAACTGGACATTGATCATCGCGAGTGGCGCCGGCGTTGGCTTGCTCACCGGCATCCTGGGTGTCGGCGGCGGTTTTCTAATCGTGCCCGCGTTGGTGATGCTCGTCGGCTTACCGATGAATCAAGCGGTGGGTACGTCGCTCGTCATCATCGCCGCGAATAGCGTCGCGGGATTGCTGGGACATTTGAGCGGAAGTATGTTCGACGTGACGCTCACACTCACTTTCGTCGCGGCGGGTCTCGTCGGCGCGTTCGCCGGCGCGCGTCTCGCGCATCGCATTTCGACGGATCGCCTGCGCCAAGTGTTTGCGACGTTCGTCATCGTGTTGGCGCTGTTCTTGCTCTTTGACAATTTTATTGTTGGATAGGGTGAGCAAGACTTTGGAATCCAGGTTTCCCCGCAGGGGAGAAACCTGGATTTTTTCATTCTATCGTTTCTCAATCATTTCTCCATCGCTTTTCCACATCGCCGGTTTATAGTGCGGGCAAGAACGTAAATCAAATGGAGGATAACATGTTGAAACAAATCGCTATTGCCGTGTTGATCGGTGGATTGGTCGGGATTGTCGCGCTTGGCTTGGGCATGCGCGCACTGACGCCGGCGCCGGCAAACGTGGCGAATCAAGCGCTCGCCGCGCGTGGTCAAGGCACTGGCGCGCAATTGCGTGGCGGTGGTCAAGGACAAGGGCAAGGCGTCGCGGCGCAAGGTGTGCAATGGACGACGGTGCAAGGCAACGTGATTAGTGTGGATCAGTACGCGATGACCGTGCAAGCATCGAACGGCGAACAGGTGCGGATTGAAAATCGTCCGTGGTCGTACGCGCTCGAACAAAAATTTTCGGCGAAGGTTGGCGATCAGATCAAACTAAACGGTTTTTACCAGAACGGTTTGTTCGAAATCGGACAGATGCAGAATCTGTCGAATGGCGTGAACGCGCAGATCCGCGATCAATCTGGGCGACCGGGTTGGGCGGGTCGCGGCAATGGCGGCAACGGCGGTTAGAAATTAGCCAACCTTGCGGAGGTTTAGCCAACGAAACGAGTGTGTTTCGCAAGTGGCAGGAATGTCAATGCGAAACGCGATTCATATAAACCTTCGCAAGGTTCTTCGCTTCTCCTGACCGTGGGAAGAGTGCGCGTCCTTTCCGCTTTTTGTGAATCGTTATTTTGCGATGACGGAATGAGATGATGAATCCATCGAATAATTCCCCGCTTTCCATTTGGCAGCGCGTTTGGCGCAGCGCCGTGCGCGAGCCATTCACCGGCGACCGGCGCAGTCGTCTCCGCTTGGTGATGAATAACCTGGTTTTGCACTTGCACCCGTCCCAGGTTCCGGCGCGCACGCTGCGCTTTACGTACTCGTTTGGACTGGGCGGGTTGGCTGGCTTGCTCGTCGTGATTCTCGCGGCAACGGGGATGTTGCTCGAAACCGCGTACACCCCTTCGCCGGACAAAGCGTACACTTCGATTCTCGCGTTGAGCACGCGCATCTGGTTCGGGCAGTTCATCCGCAACTTGCACCACTGGTCGGGCAATTTGATGATCATCGTCGTCGCGCTTCATCTCTTGCGCGTCTTTTTCACCGGCGCGTTTCGCGCGCCGCGCGAGTTCAACTGGCTTGTCGGCATCGCGTTGTTGCTGTTGACCGTGATGGCAAATTTCACCGGCTATCTCTTGCCCTGGGATCAACTCGCATACTGGGCAATCACGGTCGGTTCGAGCATCATCGTCTACGTGCCGTTCATCGGTAACGGACTGTCAAACGTCTTGCTCGGCGGTCCCGAAATTGGCGCGGCGACGTTGCTCAACTTTTACGCGCTGCACATTTCGATCATTCCGATGGCGATGCTCGCGCTGATGAGTTTGCATTTCTGGCGCGTGCGCAAAGACGGCGGGCTGTCACTGCCGCGCGGAGTGGACGAGCCGCCGGTGAGCAAAGATGAAAACGTACTGACGGTCGCCGATCTCGTGCGTCCCGAAGCGGTGTGGGCGATGGTGGCGCTTGCCACACTGGTGGTCTGGGCGGCGCTCGTCAACGCGCCGCTCGAAGCGCTCGCGAATCCGGACGCGAGTCCGAATCCCGCCAAAGCCGCGTGGTATTTTATGGGCATCCAGGAATTGCTATTGCATTTTCATCCGCTCGTCGGCGCGATCATCATTCCGACACTCGGCTTGCTTGGACTGGGCGCGTTGCCGTACATGGACAGTGATATGAACAGCGTCGGCATTTATTTTCGCTCGCGCCGCGGACGCTGGCTTGCGTTGTTTAGCGCGGCAACCGGCGTATTGCTCACCGCGCTCTACATCGTGCTGGACGAGTACGTGATTGATTTCGCGGGATGGTTTTACGGTTTGCCCGCGCTCGTTTCAAATGGCATCTTGCCGCTGATTCTGCTGATCCTGGGAATCATCGGTTACTATGAATTTGTGCGCCGCGCGTTTCGCGCGACGAAATGCGAGGGCGTGTTGAGCGTGTTCGTCCTCGTGCTAGCTGGATTCATCGTGCTGACGCTCGTCGGCGTTTTCTTTCGCGGCGCGGGTATGCAACTGATGTTTCCGTGGGAAATCACGCCGACGCATTAATGGAGTTGAACGATGACAGAAAATCAACAACGATTGTGCGCTCCCGAATCACTCCATTCGCAAACCGGAATTCCGCGCCGCGATTTTTTGCGCCTCGGCTGGACGGCGCTCGCCGGCGTTGCCGTGGTCGAAGCGGGCGTCGTCAGCGTGGGATTCTTTTTACCGCGTCTCAGCGAGGGTGAATTCGGTGGGGTGTTCAAGTGCGGTGCAGTGGACAAGTTTCCGAACGGTTCGGTGACGCCGTTCAACGAAGGGCGATTCTATCTCGTGCGAACCCAGGACGGCGGATTTCTCGCGCTGTATCGCAAATGCACGCACCTGGGTTGCGCAGTGCCCTGGGATCAAACCAAGCAACAAT
The Chloroflexota bacterium genome window above contains:
- a CDS encoding OsmC family protein, which translates into the protein MAQIVTYYKGDMLFESRIGNHILTIDVPADMVGGEDRGPIPPQLFVASLGSCIGAFVAQYCEINGIDDAGMTVEMSFEKTSKPTRLVDLKAIVKLPYGDCGARVHAIERVADLCPVHETIKTMNGLAITILGKDDCSME
- a CDS encoding sulfite exporter TauE/SafE family protein; translation: MVAFAILMLVVGAVMLVRRAATPRATAPNWTLIIASGAGVGLLTGILGVGGGFLIVPALVMLVGLPMNQAVGTSLVIIAANSVAGLLGHLSGSMFDVTLTLTFVAAGLVGAFAGARLAHRISTDRLRQVFATFVIVLALFLLFDNFIVG
- a CDS encoding dinitrogenase iron-molybdenum cofactor biosynthesis protein — its product is MKIAVVSDDGVTISQHFGRAAHYVVVTVENQRITSSEIVDKMGHAHFNGEAHGEASDSRGHGFDAGAQSRHARMLDAISDCQVLIARGMGAGAYESIRAANITPVVTDTPMIVDAIKKYLDGSLVNHPEKLH
- a CDS encoding cytochrome b N-terminal domain-containing protein; amino-acid sequence: MNPSNNSPLSIWQRVWRSAVREPFTGDRRSRLRLVMNNLVLHLHPSQVPARTLRFTYSFGLGGLAGLLVVILAATGMLLETAYTPSPDKAYTSILALSTRIWFGQFIRNLHHWSGNLMIIVVALHLLRVFFTGAFRAPREFNWLVGIALLLLTVMANFTGYLLPWDQLAYWAITVGSSIIVYVPFIGNGLSNVLLGGPEIGAATLLNFYALHISIIPMAMLALMSLHFWRVRKDGGLSLPRGVDEPPVSKDENVLTVADLVRPEAVWAMVALATLVVWAALVNAPLEALANPDASPNPAKAAWYFMGIQELLLHFHPLVGAIIIPTLGLLGLGALPYMDSDMNSVGIYFRSRRGRWLALFSAATGVLLTALYIVLDEYVIDFAGWFYGLPALVSNGILPLILLILGIIGYYEFVRRAFRATKCEGVLSVFVLVLAGFIVLTLVGVFFRGAGMQLMFPWEITPTH
- a CDS encoding Rieske 2Fe-2S domain-containing protein → MTENQQRLCAPESLHSQTGIPRRDFLRLGWTALAGVAVVEAGVVSVGFFLPRLSEGEFGGVFKCGAVDKFPNGSVTPFNEGRFYLVRTQDGGFLALYRKCTHLGCAVPWDQTKQQFICPCHASVFDQNGDVLNAPAPRPLDLFQVNLVGDQVQVDTSKQTRRDRFDPTQIVYPT
- a CDS encoding TSUP family transporter encodes the protein MPALWLDLMLGFGIGLSLGLLGGGGSILTVPALVYLVGQSPQAAITTSLAIVGANSALGATFHHAQGTLNWRVAVIFGGAGMLVA
- a CDS encoding Rieske 2Fe-2S domain-containing protein, translating into MTRRDFLTNLGYGAFLAASGALATMFARFLAPNIVTPAPGPVEIGMADEYAVGSVTHIENARVYLGRDERGFYAISATCTHLGCTPRLDGDKFACPCHGSRFSREGKVLAAPATRALDRAFVGRAANGKLFVDRSRVVDASYRLI
- a CDS encoding helix-turn-helix domain-containing protein, which gives rise to MPKQTSRRAASRVHGRRKLAAANGSQSVLEVDVGSRLRALRTERGLSIRALAEKSGLSINTLGLIENGKTSPSVSTLQQIARALELPITAFFETNIPQSKIAHIKSNRRPRVAFEHGGLEDLGAGLTERGVEPFMVRLEPFASSGANPIVHTGYEFVFCLEGRIAYTIETQTYLLEPGDSLLFESHLPHRWQNVGEVPSQSLLVLFPTDARDHPTKQHFGL
- a CDS encoding rhodanese-like domain-containing protein yields the protein MSLLSQLFGPPIPQLDASTAKAKLDEKPRPFLLDVREPEEFHAGHIANATLIPLRDLGRRIHELPRDRAIICVCHSGNRSSSATRQLLAAGYNVTNLHGGMLAWSRSNLPIKQGSR